The following proteins come from a genomic window of Halomarina ordinaria:
- a CDS encoding DUF1405 domain-containing protein — protein sequence MSLPEREALPRYVAPLPAWVEDLGLRLAWLVVAINLVGTAFGFWYYGPQFSLTPAVMWPFVPDSPLATLFIACSIGAWKLGRPNEALNALAFFGCIKLGLWTPYALVAFFPEWGYVAWDPMFQFLFWSHLAMVLQAFVVHRYADFPVWAVAVATLWYTVDLVVDYFYPVVGDPHHTLIPVADAAPWAGVTALQIAALGAVLFTVLPLFLALSTRVEKLQLRLGGRLGRE from the coding sequence ATGTCGCTCCCCGAGCGAGAAGCGCTCCCCCGCTACGTCGCCCCCCTCCCGGCGTGGGTCGAGGACCTCGGCCTCCGACTCGCCTGGCTCGTCGTCGCCATCAACCTCGTCGGGACCGCCTTCGGCTTCTGGTACTACGGGCCGCAGTTCTCGCTCACGCCCGCCGTGATGTGGCCGTTCGTCCCCGACAGCCCGCTGGCGACGCTGTTCATCGCCTGCTCCATCGGCGCGTGGAAACTCGGCCGCCCCAACGAGGCGCTGAACGCGCTCGCGTTCTTCGGCTGCATCAAACTCGGCCTCTGGACGCCCTACGCGCTGGTCGCGTTCTTCCCCGAGTGGGGGTACGTCGCCTGGGACCCGATGTTCCAGTTCCTGTTCTGGAGCCACCTCGCGATGGTACTCCAGGCGTTCGTCGTCCACCGCTACGCTGACTTCCCCGTGTGGGCCGTCGCCGTCGCCACCCTCTGGTACACCGTCGACCTCGTCGTGGACTACTTTTACCCGGTCGTCGGCGACCCCCACCACACCCTCATTCCCGTGGCCGACGCGGCACCGTGGGCGGGGGTCACCGCCCTCCAGATAGCCGCGCTCGGTGCCGTCCTATTCACCGTCCTCCCCCTGTTCCTCGCGCTCTCGACGCGCGTCGAGAAACTCCAACTGCGCCTCGGCGGCCGACTGGGACGGGAGTGA
- a CDS encoding HFX_2341 family transcriptional regulator: protein MQTHIVPVGFDYDRLIAPLVRDRLDVDRVILLEGAVGSEANVEYSRELASKLESDFSNLLGAETERLRIEDVYDYDTAFEQAYDRISAELDREGREEGEVWVNIASMPRTVSFAFATAAHSIGVERQADRDRVHTYYTAPEKYLETELAEELRASVDLLADLETDDERVAERVEGARDLLSEFDERGTTIGAKRIGERHIVELPVASFSSVKPFEELVLFTLGEHGEFESVSELAGTLARELGEEYTDSFRSKVIYNVDRLGPGGKGYIEQEEDGKSYRTRLSRIGSLWVRAHANDEPDALL from the coding sequence ATGCAGACCCACATCGTCCCGGTCGGGTTCGATTACGACCGGCTCATCGCGCCGCTCGTCCGGGACCGACTCGACGTGGACCGCGTGATTCTGCTGGAGGGGGCGGTGGGGAGCGAGGCGAACGTCGAGTACTCGCGTGAACTCGCCTCGAAACTGGAGAGCGACTTCTCGAACCTGCTGGGCGCCGAGACCGAGCGCCTGCGCATCGAGGACGTCTACGACTACGACACGGCCTTCGAGCAGGCGTACGACCGCATCAGCGCCGAACTCGACCGCGAGGGCCGCGAGGAGGGCGAGGTGTGGGTGAACATCGCCTCAATGCCCCGAACGGTGTCGTTCGCGTTCGCCACCGCCGCCCACTCCATCGGCGTCGAGCGCCAGGCCGACCGCGACCGGGTCCACACGTACTACACCGCCCCGGAGAAGTACCTGGAGACGGAACTCGCGGAGGAACTGCGCGCGAGCGTCGACCTGCTCGCCGACCTGGAGACGGACGACGAGCGGGTCGCGGAGCGTGTCGAGGGCGCCCGTGACCTGCTCTCGGAGTTCGACGAGCGCGGCACCACCATCGGCGCCAAGCGCATCGGCGAGCGCCACATCGTCGAACTGCCCGTCGCCTCCTTCTCCTCCGTCAAGCCCTTCGAGGAACTCGTGTTGTTCACACTGGGCGAACACGGCGAGTTCGAGTCGGTGAGCGAACTCGCGGGGACGCTGGCGCGCGAACTCGGCGAGGAGTACACCGACAGTTTCCGCTCGAAGGTCATCTACAACGTCGACCGACTCGGCCCCGGTGGGAAGGGCTACATCGAACAGGAGGAGGACGGGAAGTCCTACCGGACGCGCCTCTCGCGCATCGGGAGCCTCTGGGTGCGCGCGCACGCGAACGACGAACCGGACGCGTTGCTGTAG
- a CDS encoding helix-turn-helix domain-containing protein, whose protein sequence is MADDGGNEPVIVRFTLQQPTLLWTLRRCPTAEVLWEQSDVTPNGEQLLLCWVETDDYDAFEATLYDDPTVTAPRRLIEFSDRRLYQVEQVGEGRARSIYPTIAAVGGIIHRCVGTGDGWSYQVTFPDHDALEHFHAFCTEHDLGFRLVRKFEQVGEREDREPLGLTEKQYRMLTYAVEEGYYEIPRRTDLATLAERMDISHQAVSERLRRAINALVHATVDVEG, encoded by the coding sequence ATGGCGGACGACGGCGGGAACGAACCGGTCATCGTCAGGTTCACCCTCCAGCAGCCGACGCTCCTGTGGACCCTGCGCCGGTGTCCGACCGCGGAGGTCCTCTGGGAACAGTCCGACGTGACCCCGAACGGCGAGCAACTGCTCCTGTGCTGGGTCGAGACGGACGACTACGACGCCTTCGAGGCGACGCTGTACGACGACCCGACGGTGACCGCCCCGCGTCGTCTCATCGAGTTCAGCGACCGCCGACTCTACCAGGTCGAGCAGGTCGGCGAGGGGCGCGCGCGGAGCATCTACCCGACCATCGCGGCGGTCGGCGGCATCATCCACCGGTGCGTCGGAACGGGGGACGGGTGGAGCTATCAGGTCACGTTCCCGGACCACGACGCGCTGGAACACTTCCACGCGTTCTGTACCGAACACGACCTCGGGTTCAGACTCGTCCGGAAGTTCGAGCAGGTCGGCGAGCGCGAGGACCGGGAGCCACTGGGGTTGACGGAGAAACAGTACCGGATGTTGACCTACGCCGTCGAGGAGGGCTACTACGAGATACCGCGACGGACGGACCTCGCGACGCTCGCCGAACGGATGGACATCTCCCACCAGGCGGTCTCCGAACGCCTGCGCCGCGCCATCAACGCGCTGGTCCACGCCACCGTCGACGTCGAGGGGTAG
- a CDS encoding GNAT family N-acetyltransferase, which yields MPGPTFVECDRIDLRVPEEADRPFLTEGVNHPKVRRYITHFRRPHTEERYREERWPHDTNEDGVTLLPVPREGEFADEPVGSVQLAPVDESRGWANLGLWFHPDAWGRGYALDACAHLLDYGFRELSLHRISATVMAPNEGSRTLCERLGFTHEGTVREAHVFDGERVDDESYGLLTREWEGPGAVLDGER from the coding sequence ATGCCAGGACCCACGTTCGTCGAGTGCGACCGCATCGACCTCAGAGTACCCGAGGAAGCCGACCGCCCGTTCCTCACAGAGGGGGTGAACCACCCGAAGGTGCGCCGGTACATCACCCACTTCCGGCGTCCCCACACCGAGGAACGCTACCGCGAGGAGCGCTGGCCCCACGACACCAACGAGGACGGCGTCACCCTGCTGCCCGTCCCGCGGGAGGGCGAGTTCGCGGACGAACCGGTCGGGTCCGTGCAGTTGGCGCCCGTCGACGAGTCGCGCGGGTGGGCCAACCTCGGCCTCTGGTTCCACCCCGACGCGTGGGGACGGGGGTACGCCCTCGACGCCTGCGCGCACCTCCTCGACTACGGCTTCCGGGAGCTCTCGCTGCACCGCATCTCCGCGACCGTGATGGCCCCGAACGAGGGGTCCAGAACGCTCTGTGAGCGCCTCGGGTTCACTCACGAGGGGACCGTCCGCGAGGCGCACGTCTTCGACGGCGAGCGCGTCGACGACGAGAGCTACGGCCTGCTGACCCGTGAGTGGGAGGGACCGGGGGCCGTCCTCGACGGGGAGCGATAG
- a CDS encoding methyltransferase, protein MPVVPTALERVVLLGLNRGPGATLDLVGAAGARAVATAIDLGVFEALRDGPLSLPELARATGTDEAGLSVLVGFLDRLGYVTRHRDLVENTPMTTRWLVAGETDVGPWLTFWNDLVFAFWDAHLETAVREGAPPQTIYEWFDEDPERWRAAQSGFLGAARVVVPEFVRRTDLGSAHHLLDVGGGHGLFAAAFCRAHPGLRATVFDRVPALDLAREVAAAVGVSDRVQSREGDYFRDDLGSGYDVALVCNVLHAHTADENRRLLARVADAIALDGEVVVLDQFGGSAPTSLGQTALAFEDLNYLVTLGGHTHDAADVSEWLTDAGFGPPARTDLRTVPGVSVLRARRAA, encoded by the coding sequence GTGCCCGTCGTCCCGACCGCGCTCGAACGGGTCGTCCTCCTTGGACTCAACCGCGGGCCGGGCGCGACGCTCGACCTCGTCGGCGCGGCCGGGGCGCGGGCGGTCGCGACGGCCATCGACCTCGGCGTCTTCGAGGCGCTGCGCGACGGTCCACTGTCGCTCCCGGAACTGGCTCGCGCGACGGGGACGGACGAGGCCGGCCTCTCCGTCCTGGTGGGGTTCCTCGACCGCCTCGGCTACGTGACTCGTCACCGCGACCTCGTCGAGAACACGCCGATGACGACGCGATGGCTGGTCGCTGGCGAGACGGACGTCGGGCCGTGGCTCACCTTCTGGAACGACCTCGTTTTCGCGTTCTGGGACGCACACCTCGAGACCGCGGTTCGGGAGGGAGCGCCCCCACAGACCATCTACGAGTGGTTCGACGAGGACCCGGAGCGCTGGCGGGCGGCACAGTCGGGATTCCTCGGTGCGGCCCGTGTGGTCGTCCCCGAGTTCGTCCGCCGAACCGACCTCGGTAGCGCCCACCACCTGCTCGACGTGGGCGGCGGTCACGGCCTCTTCGCGGCCGCGTTCTGTCGCGCCCACCCCGGCCTCCGGGCGACCGTCTTCGACCGGGTGCCGGCGCTCGACCTCGCGCGCGAGGTCGCCGCCGCCGTCGGCGTGAGCGACCGGGTCCAGTCGCGTGAGGGCGACTACTTCCGTGACGACCTGGGGTCCGGGTACGACGTGGCGCTCGTCTGTAACGTGCTGCACGCGCACACTGCCGACGAGAACCGCCGATTACTCGCCCGGGTCGCCGACGCCATCGCCCTCGACGGCGAGGTGGTCGTCCTGGATCAGTTCGGCGGGAGCGCCCCCACCTCGCTGGGCCAGACGGCGCTCGCCTTCGAGGACCTCAACTACCTCGTGACGCTCGGCGGGCACACCCACGACGCGGCGGACGTGAGCGAGTGGCTGACGGACGCGGGGTTCGGGCCGCCCGCGCGAACCGACCTGCGGACGGTCCCCGGCGTGAGCGTGCTCCGGGCGCGGCGCGCGGCGTGA
- the hemA gene encoding glutamyl-tRNA reductase, which produces MTVGSGVIAGVSVSHRTADLDAIESAGRVDRDDVVRSLLTTPGVTEAFALRTCNRVEAYVVADAPETGRAALDRLFGERAVDATTTLDVPVDARRELSHEESLRHLMRVACGLESLVVGEDQILGQLRDAYLDARSLGSVGPVLEDALMKAVHVGERARTETAINEGAVSLGSAAARVAGEELDLSRATALVVGAGEMGSLAARAFAKRADRLLVANRTVDRAEYVARTLDVEAGAVGLKALPAAVAEADVVVTATGADRHVLDGDVLRGAGETLVIDIAQPRDVDPAVDALSTVTVYDLDALQSVTDETTEQREAAAREVEAMIDREFDNLLSQYKRKRADEVIAAMYEGAEGMKHREVKRARSRLEASDGPDLTEEQYDILDSLADALVGQLLAAPTKSLRDAAEKDDWSTINTAIQLFDPHNDRPVGGEDGRPAIPEGVTVDDIPEPVREGMPPAVLEQLSDD; this is translated from the coding sequence GTGACGGTCGGGAGCGGCGTCATCGCCGGTGTCAGCGTCTCACACCGCACCGCCGACCTCGACGCCATCGAGAGCGCCGGCCGCGTCGACCGCGACGACGTCGTCCGGTCGCTGCTGACCACGCCGGGGGTCACCGAGGCGTTCGCGCTCCGGACGTGCAACCGCGTCGAGGCGTACGTCGTCGCCGACGCCCCCGAGACGGGGCGAGCCGCCCTCGACCGGCTGTTCGGCGAGCGCGCGGTCGACGCCACCACCACACTGGACGTGCCGGTCGACGCCCGCCGCGAGCTGAGCCACGAGGAGAGCCTGCGACACCTCATGCGCGTCGCCTGCGGCCTGGAGTCGCTCGTCGTCGGCGAGGACCAGATACTGGGCCAACTGCGTGACGCCTACCTCGACGCCCGGTCGCTCGGGAGCGTCGGGCCCGTCCTCGAGGACGCGCTGATGAAGGCGGTCCACGTCGGCGAGCGCGCCCGGACGGAGACGGCCATCAACGAGGGGGCCGTCTCGCTCGGGAGCGCCGCCGCGCGCGTCGCCGGCGAGGAACTCGACCTCTCTCGCGCCACCGCGCTCGTCGTCGGGGCGGGCGAGATGGGGTCGCTCGCCGCCCGCGCGTTCGCCAAGCGCGCCGACCGCCTGCTCGTCGCCAACCGGACGGTCGACCGCGCCGAGTACGTCGCCCGGACACTCGACGTCGAGGCGGGCGCCGTCGGCCTGAAGGCGCTCCCCGCGGCCGTCGCCGAGGCGGACGTGGTCGTGACGGCGACCGGGGCCGACCGCCACGTCCTCGACGGCGACGTCCTCCGCGGCGCGGGCGAGACGCTCGTCATCGACATCGCCCAGCCGCGCGACGTCGACCCGGCGGTCGACGCCCTCTCGACCGTCACCGTCTACGACCTCGACGCGCTCCAGTCGGTCACCGACGAGACGACCGAACAGCGCGAGGCGGCCGCCCGCGAGGTCGAGGCGATGATCGACCGCGAGTTCGACAACCTCCTCTCGCAGTACAAGCGAAAGCGCGCCGACGAGGTCATCGCCGCCATGTACGAGGGCGCCGAGGGGATGAAACACCGCGAGGTCAAGCGCGCGCGCTCGCGCCTGGAGGCGAGCGACGGCCCCGACCTCACCGAGGAGCAGTACGACATCCTCGACTCGCTCGCCGACGCGCTCGTCGGCCAACTGCTCGCCGCCCCCACCAAGAGCCTCCGGGACGCCGCCGAGAAGGACGACTGGAGCACCATCAACACCGCAATCCAGCTGTTCGACCCGCACAACGACCGCCCGGTCGGCGGCGAGGACGGTCGACCCGCCATCCCGGAGGGCGTCACCGTCGACGACATCCCGGAACCGGTCAGGGAGGGGATGCCGCCGGCGGTCCTCGAACAACTGAGCGACGACTGA
- a CDS encoding precorrin-2 dehydrogenase/sirohydrochlorin ferrochelatase family protein, with protein sequence MIPLLHDFSGRRVLVFGGGRVGARRARTFAREADVVVVSPAFEGGPYGDASLVRAAPRPVDADAWVERVAPALVVAATDDPDLNDAVARAARERGCLVNRADRSGDREAGDVAVPATVRDDPVVVAVSSGGRSPAVSRVLRRRIEREVEGAGELARLTGDLRERLREEQPPERRRAAVRAVAESDRVWKTLGSGTGKAEQIVDEIVSAQLGESP encoded by the coding sequence GTGATACCGCTCCTGCACGACTTCTCGGGGCGGCGCGTGCTCGTCTTCGGTGGGGGGCGCGTCGGCGCGCGCAGAGCGCGGACGTTCGCGCGCGAGGCCGACGTGGTCGTCGTCAGCCCCGCGTTCGAGGGCGGGCCGTACGGCGACGCCTCGCTGGTCCGGGCCGCGCCGCGCCCGGTGGACGCCGACGCGTGGGTCGAGCGGGTCGCGCCGGCGCTCGTCGTCGCGGCGACGGACGACCCGGACCTGAACGACGCCGTCGCGCGCGCGGCGCGCGAGCGGGGGTGTCTCGTCAACCGCGCCGACCGCTCCGGGGACCGCGAGGCGGGCGACGTGGCCGTCCCGGCGACGGTCCGCGACGACCCCGTCGTCGTTGCGGTGTCCTCCGGCGGGCGCAGTCCGGCGGTGAGCCGCGTCCTCCGACGGCGCATCGAACGCGAGGTCGAGGGGGCGGGCGAACTGGCGCGACTGACCGGCGACCTCCGCGAGCGGTTGCGCGAGGAACAGCCGCCGGAGCGCCGCCGGGCGGCCGTACGGGCGGTCGCGGAGTCCGACCGCGTTTGGAAGACTTTAGGTTCAGGAACGGGTAAGGCAGAACAGATAGTGGACGAAATCGTCTCCGCGCAACTGGGTGAGTCGCCGTGA
- the ahbB gene encoding siroheme decarboxylase subunit beta: protein MTTAEQLGRVDRAVINAFQGGFPVVERPFEPAAAALRERGIDVSADDLLSRVQRLDEQGVLTRFGALVNAEAIGGTATLVAMHAPDDEFDEVVEAVNAHREVAHNYEREHPHLNVWFVVSVADADRVETVLAAIEAETGQPTYNLPKIEEFRVEAKFLLDGPIPEGDVDLSHLGPAVEPTDRTTLTPAERDLVVEIQGGLPLTATPYADVADAIGQETGWVVRTLKRFDREGKVRRVGVIPNHYALGYTENGMTVWDVPDEVVSEVGPAVASLDFVTHCYRRPRHEGVWPYNFFAMTHGRSERESAERVERVREVMAAYWDVDAEPASARRAESGDVGEGDWDTLFSTRILKKTGIRMAERASANTQP from the coding sequence ATGACTACGGCCGAGCAGTTGGGCCGCGTCGACCGGGCCGTCATCAACGCCTTCCAGGGTGGGTTCCCGGTCGTCGAGCGCCCCTTCGAGCCGGCGGCGGCCGCCCTCCGCGAGCGCGGCATCGACGTCTCGGCGGACGACCTCCTCTCGCGCGTGCAGCGCCTCGACGAGCAGGGCGTCCTGACGCGCTTCGGCGCCCTCGTCAACGCCGAGGCCATCGGTGGGACGGCGACGCTCGTGGCGATGCACGCCCCCGACGACGAGTTCGACGAGGTCGTCGAGGCGGTGAACGCCCACCGGGAGGTGGCGCACAACTACGAGCGCGAACACCCCCACCTCAACGTCTGGTTCGTCGTCTCGGTGGCCGACGCCGACCGCGTCGAGACCGTTCTCGCGGCCATCGAGGCCGAGACCGGCCAGCCGACGTACAACCTCCCGAAAATCGAGGAGTTCCGCGTCGAGGCGAAGTTCCTCCTCGACGGGCCCATCCCGGAGGGGGACGTCGACCTCTCGCACCTCGGCCCGGCGGTCGAACCGACCGACCGGACGACGCTCACGCCCGCCGAGCGCGACCTCGTCGTGGAGATTCAGGGCGGCCTCCCGCTCACCGCCACACCGTACGCAGACGTGGCCGACGCCATCGGGCAGGAGACGGGGTGGGTCGTCCGGACGCTGAAGCGCTTCGACAGGGAAGGGAAGGTCCGGCGCGTCGGCGTCATCCCGAATCACTACGCCCTCGGCTACACGGAGAACGGGATGACGGTGTGGGACGTCCCCGACGAGGTGGTGAGCGAGGTCGGCCCGGCGGTCGCCTCCCTCGACTTCGTCACGCACTGTTACCGGCGGCCGCGCCACGAGGGCGTCTGGCCGTACAACTTCTTCGCGATGACCCACGGCCGCTCCGAGCGCGAGAGCGCGGAGCGCGTCGAGCGGGTGCGCGAGGTGATGGCGGCGTACTGGGACGTCGACGCGGAACCCGCCTCGGCCCGCCGGGCGGAGTCCGGCGACGTCGGCGAGGGCGACTGGGACACCCTGTTCTCGACGCGCATCCTGAAGAAGACGGGCATCCGCATGGCCGAGCGCGCGAGCGCCAACACCCAGCCGTGA
- a CDS encoding DUF63 family protein, with protein sequence MSASLTSNVGWAALTVCASLVLTGGTWLVLQRHVPAVAATAGCAGLFAVFGQTLDAVSTFVGVDVLSFVEQVPLSRSILDATAALPTAPLLGSAWLFVGLKVGLAVALVALLADPRRPLGATDRLALLAAGAFGLVPGLSNLWLYATA encoded by the coding sequence GTGTCCGCTTCGCTCACGTCGAACGTCGGGTGGGCCGCCCTCACCGTCTGCGCGTCGCTCGTCCTCACCGGGGGGACCTGGCTCGTGCTCCAGCGCCACGTGCCCGCCGTCGCCGCCACCGCGGGATGCGCCGGCCTGTTCGCCGTCTTCGGCCAGACGCTCGACGCCGTCTCGACGTTCGTCGGCGTCGACGTGCTGTCGTTCGTCGAGCAGGTGCCGCTCTCGCGGTCGATTCTCGACGCGACGGCGGCGCTACCGACCGCCCCGCTCCTCGGGAGCGCGTGGCTGTTCGTCGGCCTGAAGGTCGGCCTCGCCGTCGCGCTCGTCGCCCTGCTCGCGGACCCGCGACGTCCCCTCGGCGCGACGGACCGCCTCGCGCTCCTCGCGGCGGGGGCGTTCGGGCTGGTCCCCGGCCTGAGTAACCTCTGGCTGTACGCGACCGCCTGA
- a CDS encoding SHOCT domain-containing protein yields the protein MATTTELAGIVALAFVALGALLVLPMVMMGTGTMSAGGPMMGGGYGTAPGWLSAVAVGAQLLVLSLLVALAVLAYRATVARPRVDPAVEELRRAYARGDLSDEEYDRRRERLTREERG from the coding sequence ATGGCTACGACGACCGAACTCGCCGGAATCGTCGCGCTGGCGTTCGTCGCGCTCGGCGCGTTGCTGGTGCTCCCGATGGTCATGATGGGGACCGGCACGATGAGCGCCGGGGGACCGATGATGGGTGGGGGATACGGCACCGCGCCGGGGTGGCTGTCGGCCGTCGCGGTCGGCGCGCAACTGCTCGTCCTGTCGTTGCTCGTCGCGCTCGCCGTCCTCGCCTACCGGGCGACGGTCGCCCGGCCGCGGGTCGACCCCGCGGTCGAGGAACTCAGGCGCGCGTACGCTCGCGGCGACCTCTCGGACGAGGAGTACGACCGCCGGCGCGAACGACTCACCCGCGAGGAGCGAGGGTAA
- a CDS encoding DUF5778 family protein — METLDDDLYERAKALLEPGDIQLDGLILHTDYTSEAESRLHETTLEVGDVIAEFADKGDWYVFSGNDDPRFGLNQHQGLTIAEDEFVWECQQLLRDGTFDVVFYYEATDEQEELCEAVSDLGYRVTGVRGD; from the coding sequence ATGGAGACGCTCGACGACGACCTGTACGAACGCGCGAAGGCGCTGCTCGAACCCGGTGACATCCAGCTCGACGGCCTCATCCTCCACACCGACTACACGAGCGAGGCGGAGTCGCGCCTCCACGAGACCACCCTCGAAGTCGGGGACGTCATCGCCGAGTTCGCCGACAAGGGCGACTGGTACGTCTTCTCAGGCAACGACGACCCGCGCTTCGGGCTGAACCAGCACCAGGGCCTCACCATCGCGGAGGACGAGTTCGTCTGGGAGTGCCAGCAACTCCTCCGCGACGGGACCTTCGACGTCGTCTTCTACTACGAGGCGACCGACGAACAGGAGGAACTGTGCGAGGCCGTCTCGGACCTCGGCTACCGCGTGACGGGCGTCCGGGGCGACTGA
- a CDS encoding cold-shock protein — MATGTVDFFNDTGGYGFITTDESDEDVFFHMEDVGGPDLEEGQEVEFDIEQADKGPRATNLQRL, encoded by the coding sequence ATGGCGACCGGAACGGTTGACTTCTTCAACGACACGGGCGGCTACGGCTTCATCACTACCGACGAGTCCGACGAGGACGTGTTCTTCCACATGGAAGACGTCGGCGGTCCCGACCTCGAGGAGGGTCAGGAAGTGGAGTTCGACATCGAACAGGCGGACAAGGGCCCGCGGGCGACGAACCTGCAGCGACTCTGA
- the uppS gene encoding polyprenyl diphosphate synthase — protein MLRRVRRRLQGLYGRLLERELSGTPTHVAVIQDGNRRYADRQGKGTAAGHRAGAETTEAMLDWCSELGIEELTLYAFSTENFDRPPAEREELFDLIERKLYQFADDSNVHEERVRIRAIGQLYRLPPRVRTAIDYAEAQTENYDSQYLNVALGYGGRAELLDAARGIAGAVERGELAAADVDVEAVEERLSGGPARAVDLIIRTGGDERTSNFLPWHANGNEAAVFFCAPYWPEFSRVDFLRAIRTYQSRQESWQRTRTERALALLTAVGSDERARLLGRLRTENADIDLPDERVEEVDIELKAD, from the coding sequence ATGCTGCGGCGGGTCAGACGACGACTGCAGGGCCTCTACGGACGACTCCTCGAACGCGAACTCTCGGGGACGCCGACGCACGTCGCCGTCATCCAGGACGGCAACCGCCGGTACGCGGACCGTCAGGGGAAAGGGACCGCCGCGGGCCACCGTGCGGGCGCCGAGACCACCGAGGCGATGCTCGACTGGTGTTCCGAACTCGGCATCGAGGAACTCACGCTCTACGCCTTCTCGACGGAGAACTTCGACCGGCCGCCGGCCGAACGCGAGGAACTGTTCGACCTCATCGAACGGAAGCTCTACCAGTTCGCCGACGACTCGAACGTCCACGAGGAGCGCGTCCGCATCCGCGCCATCGGACAGCTCTATCGCCTCCCGCCCCGCGTGCGCACGGCTATCGACTACGCCGAGGCGCAGACGGAGAACTACGACTCGCAGTACCTGAACGTCGCGCTCGGCTACGGCGGGCGCGCCGAACTGCTCGACGCCGCCCGCGGCATCGCCGGCGCCGTCGAGCGCGGTGAACTCGCCGCCGCCGACGTGGACGTCGAGGCGGTCGAGGAACGCCTCTCGGGCGGCCCCGCTCGCGCCGTCGACCTCATCATCCGGACCGGCGGCGACGAACGCACGAGCAACTTCCTCCCGTGGCACGCCAACGGCAACGAGGCGGCCGTCTTCTTCTGTGCGCCCTACTGGCCGGAGTTCTCCCGCGTCGACTTCCTCCGGGCCATCCGCACCTACCAGTCGCGCCAGGAGTCCTGGCAGCGTACCCGCACCGAACGCGCGCTCGCGCTGCTCACCGCCGTCGGCAGCGACGAGCGCGCGCGACTGCTCGGCCGCCTGCGCACGGAGAACGCCGACATCGACCTGCCCGACGAACGCGTCGAGGAGGTCGACATCGAACTCAAGGCGGACTGA
- a CDS encoding undecaprenyl diphosphate synthase family protein: MGLYDRYLALRIGRSRARHPRTVALVITERDLLEPGAYETLESVLGWAFDYGAERVMVYVSVLDEAAVPTLRGSFDRLDAPRPLAVRGPEDGERADAPIQVSIGLGGRAEFANAVRDVAHAVERGDLDSADIDEEHIEAGLVFPTAPDLVIKTGAERLSDFMIWQSVYSELYFTDVNWRDFRERDYLRAVRDYQDRQRRYGR; the protein is encoded by the coding sequence GTGGGACTCTACGACCGCTATCTCGCGCTTCGCATCGGCCGAAGCCGCGCCCGGCACCCCCGGACCGTCGCGCTCGTCATCACCGAGCGCGACCTCCTCGAACCCGGGGCCTACGAGACGCTCGAGTCCGTCCTCGGCTGGGCGTTCGACTACGGCGCCGAGCGCGTGATGGTGTACGTCTCCGTCCTCGACGAGGCCGCCGTCCCCACGCTCCGCGGGTCGTTCGACCGCCTCGACGCCCCCCGACCCCTCGCCGTCCGCGGACCGGAGGACGGAGAGCGCGCGGACGCGCCCATCCAGGTGAGCATCGGCCTCGGCGGCCGCGCCGAGTTCGCCAACGCCGTCCGCGACGTCGCGCACGCCGTCGAGCGCGGCGACCTCGACAGCGCCGACATCGACGAGGAGCACATCGAGGCCGGGCTCGTCTTCCCGACGGCCCCGGACCTCGTCATCAAGACCGGCGCCGAACGGCTCTCCGACTTCATGATATGGCAGTCGGTCTACTCGGAACTGTACTTCACCGACGTCAACTGGCGTGACTTCCGCGAGCGCGACTACCTCCGCGCCGTACGGGACTACCAGGACCGACAGCGGCGGTATGGACGCTGA